CTTGGGGGTTGGCGTAGCAGAGGTTGTCGCCGGTGTGTCGCATGGGCATTCGCTGGCCGTTGACGAGGGGGAACCATTCGGGATGGTGGTTGAAGTGGTCGGCGGCGGGCAGGAGATGGAACATGCCGTGGCCGGAGGCGTCGGTCATGAGGCCGCGGGCGCGTGCGGCTTCGATAACGTCGGGGGCTTGGGGTTTTTCCCAGAGCCAGAAATCGGCTGTGATGCTGTTGAAGCCCTGTTTGGCGGCCCAGTCGACGGTTTCGGCGTCGAAGGAGAGTTCGAGGCGGATCTGGCGGAGTTGGAAGTCGGCGGTTCGCTCGAGTCGAGACTCGGCTGGGATGGCGAGCTTGGACCGCTGTGGAACAAGTTCGAACTGCGGCGAGAAGAAGCGGGCGCCGCACCAGGTTTCGAGAAAGGCGTAGACGCCGTAGAGGATGCTTCGCCAGTTGGCGCCTTCGATGACGACGTCGCTTCGTTCGACCCGGACGGCGAAGCGGTCGCGATCCGAGTCGCCGTTTTTGCGCAGTCGGATGGAGGGGCGGTCGGCGCTTCGGGCGATGGGCAGCACGGCGCCGGTGATGGATTCGAGGTATTGGCGCAGTTGGGTCGCGGCGAAGTCGCCCTCGGCGGG
The window above is part of the Phycisphaerae bacterium genome. Proteins encoded here:
- a CDS encoding DUF4838 domain-containing protein, which produces MIPDLVIAENGRSNYAIVAPAEGDFAATQLRQYLESITGAVLPIARSADRPSIRLRKNGDSDRDRFAVRVERSDVVIEGANWRSILYGVYAFLETWCGARFFSPQFELVPQRSKLAIPAESRLERTADFQLRQIRLELSFDAETVDWAAKQGFNSITADFWLWEKPQAPDVIEAARARGLMTDASGHGMFHLLPAADHFNHHPEWFPLVNGQRMPMRHTGDNLCYANPQAVDALADNLLAFCRRFPQIQNVNLWPGDGGYICACPQCRAKPFMELYSAAIRRMADRVRAERPDLR